The nucleotide sequence GCCCTTCGCCTACAAGGCGGCGATCGACCGCATGGCGGCGGGCATGGAAGCGGCGGTCGCGCTCGCCGTCGCGCTAGTCGTCGCCTACGCTGGCGCCCGCTTCGCCGGCGTCCTCTTCGACAACCTCCGCAACGCCATTTTCGAACGCGTCGGGCAGCAGGCGGCGCGGCAGCTGTCGGAAAATGTGTTCCGCCACGTCCACGCCCTCTCGCTCCGCTTCCACCTCGAGCGGCGGACGGGGGCGCTCACCAAGATCGTCGAGCGGGGGACGAAGAGCATCGACATGATGCTCTATTTCCTCCTCTTCAACATCGCCCCGACCATCATCGAGCTCGGCGCCATCTGCATCATCTTCGGCGTCAAGTTCGGCTCCGGCCTGGTGATCGCGACTCTGGTCATGGTCGCCCTCTACATCGTCTTCACGCGGGTGGTGACCGAGTGGCGGACCAAGCTCCGGCGCGAGATGAACGAGATCGACAACCAGGCGATCGCCCGCGCCGTCGATTCCCTCCTCAACTATGAGACGGTCAAATATTTCAACGCCGAGGAGCGGGAGGCGCGGCGCTACGGCAAGGCGATGCAGGCCTATGCCGACAGCGCGGTCAAGAATGAGAGCTCGCTCGCCTGGCTCAATATCGGCCAGTCGCTGATCACCAACCTGATGATGGCCGGTGCGATGGGCTACACAGTCTGGGGCTGGTCCACCGGCCGCTTCACCACCGGCGATGTGGTGCTGGTGAACACTTTGCTCGCCCAGCTCTTCCGGCCCCTGGACATGCTCGGCTGGGTCTATCGCAACATTCGCCAGGGCCTCATCGATATGGAGCAGATGTTCGGCATCATCGACACAAGGGCCGAAGTGAAGGATCGTGACGCCGCGCCCGCTCTCCATGTCTCGGCCGGCCACGTTCGCTTTGAAAATGTTGAGTTCGGCTACGATCCCGAGCGGCCGATCCTGAAGGGCATCGACCTCGACATACGACCGGGGAGCATGGTCGCGGTGGTCGGCCCCTCCGGCGCGGGCAAGTCGACTCTGTCGCGCCTCCTTTTCCGCTTCTATGAGCCGACCGGCGGCCGCATCACCATCGACGGGCACGACATCACCGGGGTCACGCAAACGAGCCTTCGCGCCGCCATCGGCATCGTCCCGCAGGACAGCGTGCTCTTCAACGATACGGTCGGCTACAATATCGGCTACGGCCGTGAGGGCGCGAGCCAGGCGGCGATCGAGGAGGCGGCGCGCGGCGCCGCCATCCATGATTTCATCATGGGCCTGCCGGAGGGCTATGACAGCAAGGTCGGCGAGCGCGGCCTCAAGCTCTCCGGCGGCGAGAAGCAGCGCGTCGCCATCGCCCGCACGCTTTTGAAGGACCCGCCCATCCTGATCCTCGACGAGGCGACCAGCGCCCTCGACAGCCGCACGGAAGCCGCGATCCAGGAGACGCTCAGAAGCATCGAGCACGGCCGCACCAGCATCGTCATCGCCCACCGGCTTTCGACGGTCGTGGACGCCGACCAGATCGTCGTGCTGGACCAGGGCCGCATCGTCGAACGCGGCACCCACCGCCAACTCCTCGTCAAGCGCGGCCTCTACACGGAGATGTGGCTGAGGCAGCAGAGCGAGCGCGAGGAACAGGCCGAGGCGGCGGAGTAGCGCCCCGGTTCGTTATTGCGAGCGGAGCGAAGCAATCCAGCTCCGCCGCAGCTGGATTGCTTCGTCGCTTTCGCCCCTCGCAATGACGGCTGGTGCGGAGCAGCTGCGGCATCCGTTCGTCCCGAGCGAAGTCGAGGGGCGTCGGCACCGACTCATCACACGCGCCCCTCGACTTCGCTCGGGACGAACGACTAGGGTTCGGGGGTGACGTCTCCCCTTTCCATACTGCGCGGTACCTTTGGCTTCACCGACTTTCGCGGCGTGCAAGCCGATGTGATCGGGCGGGTGATGGCGGGGAAGCACACGCTCGCCGTCATGCCGACGGGGGCGGGGAAGTCGCTCTGCTACCAAGTGCCGGCGTTGGCGCGGGAGGGGACGGCGCTCGTCATCTCGCCGCTGATCGCGCTGATGCACGATCAGATCCGTTCGGCGGACGGGTTCGGCATCAGTGCGGCGGCGCTGACCTCGGCCGACGACAATCGGCAGGAGACGGTGGCGCGCCTCCGCCAGGGCGACCTCGACCTGCTCTATGTCGCGCCCGAGCGCGCGTCCGGCGAGGGCTTCCGCAACCTCCTCAGCCGCATCCCGCTGTCCCTCATTGCCATCGACGAGGCGCATTGCGTCTCCGAGTGGGGCCATGACTTTCGGCCGGACTACAGGCTGTTGCGGCCGCTGCTCGACGGCTTCCCGGACGTGCCGCGCCTCGCCCTCACCGCGACGGCGGACAAGCAGACGCGCGAGGACATACTCGTCCAGCTCGGCATTCCGAACGACGGGCTGATCGTCGCCGGCTTCGATCGGCCCAACATCCGCTATCATGTCCGCCCGCGTGACGGCGTCGCGAAACAGCTCAAGGCGCTGCTCGACGAACAGCCGGGTCCGGGCATCATCTACACGACTAGCCGCGACAAGACGGAGAAGCTGGCGGAGCAGCTTGGTTCCGCGGGGCGCAAGGTGCTTCCCTATCACGCCGGTCTCGATCCCCGCGTTCGCGCCCGCAACCAGGCGGCGTTCGTCGGGTCCGAAGACATGGTGATCGTCGCCACCATCGCCTTCGGCATGGGCATCGACAAGCCGGACGTGCGCTTCGTCGCCCATGCCGGCATCCCGAAGTCGATTGAGGCCTATTATCAGGAGACCGGCCGCGCCGGCCGTGACGGCGATCCGGCCGAGGCGCATCTCTTCTGGGGCGCGGAGGATTTTTCCCGCGCCCGCCGCCGGATCGAGACGGAAGTGCCGGAGGAGCGCAGGCAGGGGGAGCGGGATCGGCTGAACGCGCTTGCCGCCGTCGTCGAGACCGCGAGCTGCCGCCGCGCGCTCCTCCTCCGCCACTTCGGCGAGGCGCCGCCGGAGCGCTGCGGCAATTGCGACAATTGCCTGTCGCCGCCGGCCACGGTCGATGCGACCGAGGCGGCGCGCAAGCTGCTCTCGGCCGCTTTCCGGACCGAGATGCGGTTCGGGATCACGCATCTCGTCGACGTGCTGGCGGGAAAGGAAACCGACAAGATCCACGGTTTCGGCCATCACCGCCTGTCGGTGTTCGGCATCGCCGACGAGGCGGAGCTGGCGCTGATGAAGCCGGTGGCGCGGGCGCTGCTCGCGCGCGACGCGCTGCGGGCGGACGAATATGGCGGCCTGTCATTCGGCCCCGCGGCTCGGCCCATCCTCAAGGGCGAGGAATCGGTCGAGCTGGTTCTCCCGCCGAAGCGTCAGCGCCGCCGACGGGGCGAGCGGGCGGTCAATCCCGACGGCGATCCGCTGTTCGAGGCGCTGCGCGCCTGCCGGCGCGATATTGCCCGGGAAGCCGGCGTGCCGCCCTATGTCGTCTTCCACGACAGCACGCTGCGCGACATGGCGGGGCTGAAGCCGACCACGCTCGGCGCCCTCGCCAACGTCTCCGGCGTCGGCGCGGCCAAGCTGGAGCGTTATGGACAAGCCTTCGTGGACGTCATTGCCGCGCACGAAACCTGAACGTAAAAAGGAGGGATGCTACTGCGCACCCTTGACGAACGCATGCTGGTCAGCGGCCAGATCCACCCCTCCAATCTTGAGGAAGTGAAGGCCGAAGGCGTGACGATGATCGTCAACAACCGGCCGGACGACGAGGAGCCGGGCCAGCCGTCCGCCGCGGAGATCGAGGCGGCTGCGCGGGCCGCCGGTATCGCTTATCGCCACATTCCGGTGGGAAGCTCCGGCCTGTCCGCCAATCAGGTCCAGGCGATGGTCGAGGCGGTCGACGAGGCCCCGGGGAAAATGCTCGCTTTCTGCCGCTCCGGCACGCGCTCTACCTATCTCTGGGCGCTGGCGCGCGTGCGCAAGGGAGACGATCCGGGCGAGATCGTCGGGAAGGCGGCCGAGGCCGGCTACGACCTTACGCCCATTCGCCCCTATCTCGGCTGAGCAGCCGGCGCGCCTCATCCTCGTCCGCTTCGTCGACCATCAGGCGGACCGGAATCGCCGCGCCCACCCAGGACATGCCGGTGTCGAACAGCACGCTGTCGACACCTTCGGCCGCGAGCCAAGCGCGGGCAAGATCGGCCTCGATGTCGCTATGGAATCGGGCGACCTCGACCAGCGCCATTACCAGGGCACGACCTCGCCCGCCGCGACCTCGGCGGGCCTCGGCGCCCGGCCGAGTGTGGCATTGCGGTGGGGGAAGCGGCCGAACCGCTCGATGACGTCATGGTGCAGCTTGGCGTAGCGAAGCTGATCCTCATCCCCCAAGGCGGTGAACAGGCCCAACGAGCGCCGCTGGTCGTCCAGGTCTTCGCTATGCTGGAACGGCATGTAGAGTAATCCCCGCTCCGCCTCGCTCATCGCCTCGTCATAACCCCGCTCGATCGCCGCCTTGGCGATCGCCAGGCCCAGATGATCGGTCGCGAAGCTGTCGGCATGATCGCGAAACATGTTGCGCGGGAACTGGTCGAACAGGATCACCGCCGCCAGCGCCTCGCGCGGCGAGCCGAGGAAGCTCGACGCGGGCTGCGTCCGCTGCTCCTCCCATAGCTCGCCGAACCTCTCGCGGATCACCGAATCGAGGTCGTCGTCGCGCCACCATTGCTCCGGCGTCAGGCCGAACCAGAAATCGAGGACTTCGTCCGTCCAGCTTTGCATCGTCACGCCGCCGCGCCTCCTTGCTCCAGCCGAGCCCCATAGCCCTGCAGATACTTCATCCCCGTGTCGCACATGATGGTGACGACCGTCGCGTCCGGCGCCAGGGTCTCGGCCAACCTCAGGGCCCCGGCGACATTGGCGCCGGTCGATGTGCCCGCGAACAGCCCCTCTTCCCGGGCCAGGCGGAATGCCATGGCGATGGCTTCGTCGGTCGAGACGCGCTCGATCCGGTCGGCCACGTCGTCGCGCCACAGCGGCACGACGAATCCGGCGCCGACGCCATCGATCTTGTGCGCCCCCGAATCTCCGCCGGAGAGGACCGGTGACTCCGAGGGTTCCACGGCGACGATGATGATGCCGTCATCATGGCGCCGCAGCGTCTCGGCGATGCCGCGCAGGGAGGCAGCGGTGCCGACGCTCTGGACGAAGCCGTCGATGCGGCCGCCCGTCTGGGTCCATATCTCCTCGCCCATGCGGCGATAGGCGGAGATCTGGTCCTCATTGTTGAGCTGGTCGGTCCAATAGGCGCCGGTCTCCTGCGCAAGCGCGCGCGCGGCCGCGATCATGTCGTGCGTCAGCTTGCCGGTCATGCCTCCGCCCTCGCTGGGGATGACGGTGAGCTTCGCGCCCAGCAGCCGCATATGATCCAGCTTCTCGCGCGCAAAGGCATCGGAGGTGACGATGTGGAGCGGATAGCCTTTCACCGCGCAGACCAGCGCCAGCGACACGCCCGTGCTGCCGCCCGTATATTCGACGACCGATCCACCGGGCCGCAGCCGACCGTCGGCTTGTGCCGCCTCGATCATGGCGAGCGCCTGGCGGTCCTTCATGCTTCCGGTAGGGTTCTCGCTTTCAAGCTTCAGCAGGATGCGCGCGCCGTTCGTCGGGACGACGTTACGAAGTGGCAGAAGGGAAGTGTTGCCGATCCGGCCGAGAATAGTCGCGGCCGGTTGGCTCACGCCGCCGTGCCGCCGACGGTGAGGCCGTCGATCAGCAGGGTCGGCTGGCCGACGCCGGCGGGAACGGACTGGCCGCCCTTGCCGCAGATGCCGATGCCTTCGTCCAGCGCCATGTCGTTGCCGATCGCCTTGACCTTGGTGAGGACCGACGGGCCGTCGCCGATCAGGGTCGCGCCCTTGATCGGCGCGCCGAGCTTGCCGTTCTCGATTCGGTAGGCTTCGGTGCAGGAGAAGACGAACTTGCCGCTGGTGATATCGACCTGCCCGCCGCCGAAGCTCTTGGCGTAGATGCCGTTCTTCGCGCGGGCGAGAATCTCGGCAGGATCGTCCCGACCGCCGAGCATGAAGGTGTTGGTCATGCGCGGCATCGGCGCGTGAGCGAAGCTCTCGCGGCGGCCGTTGCCGGTCGGGTCTACGCCCATCAGGCGCGCGTTCAGGCGATCATGGATGTAGCCCTTGAGGATGCCGTCCTCGATGAGCGTGTTGCACTGGGTGGGCGTGCCCTCGTCGTCGATCGTGAGGGAGCCGCGGCGCTGGCCGATCGAGCCGTCGTCGACCACGGTGACCCCGGGTGCCGCGACGCGCTCGCCGATCCGGCCCGAAAAGGCGGAGCTGCCCTTGCGGTTGAAATCGCCTTCGAGCCCATGGCCGATCGCTTCGTGGAGCAGCACGCCGGGCCAGCCGGGGCCGAGCACCACGGTCATCTCGCCCGCCGGCGCCGCGACCGATTCGAGATTCACCAGCGCCTGGGCCAGCGCGATGTCGATTGCCCGGTTCCAGGTCTCCGGCTCGAACAGATGGTCGTAGAGGTCGCGACCGCCCAGGCCGTGATAACCGGTTTCGCGGCGGCCATTCTGCTCGACGACGATCTGGACGTTGAGGCGCACCAGCGGGCGCACGTCATGGGCGACGAAGCCGTCGGCGCGGACGATGTCGATCACGCTCCATGAGCCGGAGAGCGACACCGACACCTGCGCCACGCGCGGATCGCGGGCGCGGGCGGCTGCGTCGATCTGCTGGCAGAGCGCGACCTTCCTGGCGAAGGGGATCAGGCTCAGCGGATCGGCGTCGGTGTAGAGATTCGCGTTGGTGCGGCGCGGCGGCCGCGCCTTGCCGTTCTGGCTCGGATCCAGCACCTGCATCGTCTCGGCGGCGCGGCGGATGGCGGCTTCGCTGAGCTCGTTGGCGTGGGCGAAAGCGGTCGTCTCGCCCGAGACGCCGCGCAGGCCGAAGCCCGCCTGGGTGTTGAAGTCCGCCGTCTTCAGCCGTCCGTCGTCGAAGGCGAAGGATTCGGACGCCGTATATTGCAGATAGAGCTCGCCATCGTCGCAGCGGGAAAGCGCCTCGGCGGTGAGGCGTTGGGCGGCTTCGGGCGAGAGGCCGTCGGCACGATAGAGGAAGCGGCGGGGATCGGCGAGACTGGTCATGTCAGCCGATATAGGGGCGTTATGCCTTCGTTGCACCCTCATCCGCCGGGCCGCCCTTCAGGATGAAGCGCTTGTCGCAATAGCCACAATCGACGAAGCCCTTCTCGTCGATCTGAAGATAGACGCGGGGATGGCCGAGCGCGGGGGCGATGTCGCTGGCGCCGTCGCAGGCGACGCGGGGCGTGGTGACGTAGCTGATCTCGGGCGTGAAGCGGTCGACGTTCATGCCGCGCCCTTAGCAACGGCGGAGCCGACCGACAATCCGCCCTGATCAGCGGCCTTCAACCCGCCCGGCCAGCTCTTCACCGGCGATGCGCGCCATGGTGGCGCGCTGCTGGGCGGCGCTCGTCGGTCTCCCGGCGGCATAGAGCGCCTTCAGATAGGCCAAGTCCCGGGCGGTTAGTGTCTCCGCCGGAGCGTCCCCGCTGCGCAAGTCCTCGAACAGGCCGAGGATCGATCGACCTTCGGCGGCGGCTGGGGCGTCGGGGCGCGTCATGGCGAGGCTGCGCATCGCGACATAGTCGGCAAGCTGGGGAAGCGTCAGCTCGACGATCGAGGGGAGATCGAGCACGACGAAGGCGAGGTCCAGGGTCGGGCGCTTCGAGCGCTTGAGCCGCGAGAATTGGTGCATCGGCGTCAGATGCGCGTCGAGATATTCGCCCTGCGTGTCGGTGAAATGCTGCGCGCGGCGGCCGTCCGATTCGCGCCACCCGATGAGATGCCAGGCACGGCCG is from Sphingosinicella humi and encodes:
- a CDS encoding ABCB family ABC transporter ATP-binding protein/permease; protein product: MPPETTNETERPQAGWAAMRRFLPYLWPAGDRALKSRVILAVILVLLAKGATLTMPFAYKAAIDRMAAGMEAAVALAVALVVAYAGARFAGVLFDNLRNAIFERVGQQAARQLSENVFRHVHALSLRFHLERRTGALTKIVERGTKSIDMMLYFLLFNIAPTIIELGAICIIFGVKFGSGLVIATLVMVALYIVFTRVVTEWRTKLRREMNEIDNQAIARAVDSLLNYETVKYFNAEEREARRYGKAMQAYADSAVKNESSLAWLNIGQSLITNLMMAGAMGYTVWGWSTGRFTTGDVVLVNTLLAQLFRPLDMLGWVYRNIRQGLIDMEQMFGIIDTRAEVKDRDAAPALHVSAGHVRFENVEFGYDPERPILKGIDLDIRPGSMVAVVGPSGAGKSTLSRLLFRFYEPTGGRITIDGHDITGVTQTSLRAAIGIVPQDSVLFNDTVGYNIGYGREGASQAAIEEAARGAAIHDFIMGLPEGYDSKVGERGLKLSGGEKQRVAIARTLLKDPPILILDEATSALDSRTEAAIQETLRSIEHGRTSIVIAHRLSTVVDADQIVVLDQGRIVERGTHRQLLVKRGLYTEMWLRQQSEREEQAEAAE
- a CDS encoding DUF924 family protein, coding for MQSWTDEVLDFWFGLTPEQWWRDDDLDSVIRERFGELWEEQRTQPASSFLGSPREALAAVILFDQFPRNMFRDHADSFATDHLGLAIAKAAIERGYDEAMSEAERGLLYMPFQHSEDLDDQRRSLGLFTALGDEDQLRYAKLHHDVIERFGRFPHRNATLGRAPRPAEVAAGEVVPW
- the recQ gene encoding DNA helicase RecQ: MTSPLSILRGTFGFTDFRGVQADVIGRVMAGKHTLAVMPTGAGKSLCYQVPALAREGTALVISPLIALMHDQIRSADGFGISAAALTSADDNRQETVARLRQGDLDLLYVAPERASGEGFRNLLSRIPLSLIAIDEAHCVSEWGHDFRPDYRLLRPLLDGFPDVPRLALTATADKQTREDILVQLGIPNDGLIVAGFDRPNIRYHVRPRDGVAKQLKALLDEQPGPGIIYTTSRDKTEKLAEQLGSAGRKVLPYHAGLDPRVRARNQAAFVGSEDMVIVATIAFGMGIDKPDVRFVAHAGIPKSIEAYYQETGRAGRDGDPAEAHLFWGAEDFSRARRRIETEVPEERRQGERDRLNALAAVVETASCRRALLLRHFGEAPPERCGNCDNCLSPPATVDATEAARKLLSAAFRTEMRFGITHLVDVLAGKETDKIHGFGHHRLSVFGIADEAELALMKPVARALLARDALRADEYGGLSFGPAARPILKGEESVELVLPPKRQRRRRGERAVNPDGDPLFEALRACRRDIAREAGVPPYVVFHDSTLRDMAGLKPTTLGALANVSGVGAAKLERYGQAFVDVIAAHET
- the tldD gene encoding metalloprotease TldD, giving the protein MTSLADPRRFLYRADGLSPEAAQRLTAEALSRCDDGELYLQYTASESFAFDDGRLKTADFNTQAGFGLRGVSGETTAFAHANELSEAAIRRAAETMQVLDPSQNGKARPPRRTNANLYTDADPLSLIPFARKVALCQQIDAAARARDPRVAQVSVSLSGSWSVIDIVRADGFVAHDVRPLVRLNVQIVVEQNGRRETGYHGLGGRDLYDHLFEPETWNRAIDIALAQALVNLESVAAPAGEMTVVLGPGWPGVLLHEAIGHGLEGDFNRKGSSAFSGRIGERVAAPGVTVVDDGSIGQRRGSLTIDDEGTPTQCNTLIEDGILKGYIHDRLNARLMGVDPTGNGRRESFAHAPMPRMTNTFMLGGRDDPAEILARAKNGIYAKSFGGGQVDITSGKFVFSCTEAYRIENGKLGAPIKGATLIGDGPSVLTKVKAIGNDMALDEGIGICGKGGQSVPAGVGQPTLLIDGLTVGGTAA
- a CDS encoding TIGR01244 family sulfur transferase — protein: MLLRTLDERMLVSGQIHPSNLEEVKAEGVTMIVNNRPDDEEPGQPSAAEIEAAARAAGIAYRHIPVGSSGLSANQVQAMVEAVDEAPGKMLAFCRSGTRSTYLWALARVRKGDDPGEIVGKAAEAGYDLTPIRPYLG
- a CDS encoding PLP-dependent cysteine synthase family protein; this encodes MSQPAATILGRIGNTSLLPLRNVVPTNGARILLKLESENPTGSMKDRQALAMIEAAQADGRLRPGGSVVEYTGGSTGVSLALVCAVKGYPLHIVTSDAFAREKLDHMRLLGAKLTVIPSEGGGMTGKLTHDMIAAARALAQETGAYWTDQLNNEDQISAYRRMGEEIWTQTGGRIDGFVQSVGTAASLRGIAETLRRHDDGIIIVAVEPSESPVLSGGDSGAHKIDGVGAGFVVPLWRDDVADRIERVSTDEAIAMAFRLAREEGLFAGTSTGANVAGALRLAETLAPDATVVTIMCDTGMKYLQGYGARLEQGGAAA
- a CDS encoding DUF2007 domain-containing protein — its product is MALVEVARFHSDIEADLARAWLAAEGVDSVLFDTGMSWVGAAIPVRLMVDEADEDEARRLLSRDRGEWA
- a CDS encoding zinc-finger domain-containing protein, producing MNVDRFTPEISYVTTPRVACDGASDIAPALGHPRVYLQIDEKGFVDCGYCDKRFILKGGPADEGATKA